One region of Streptomyces sp. CG4 genomic DNA includes:
- a CDS encoding TIM barrel protein, whose product MHTSIATVSLSGSLTEKLAAAARAGFGGVEIFENDLLASPLTPEEVRARCADLGLSIDLYQPLRDVEAVRDDVFARNLRRARHKFALMRRLGADTVLVCSSVSPDAVDDDSLAIRQLAQLADTAQEFGIKVAYEALAWGRHVNTYDHAWRIVEAAGHPALGVCLDSFHILSRGSAPEDLAGIADIPGEKIFFLQLADAPLLAMDVLQWSRHYRCFPGQGGFDLVGLLRRVLAAGYRGPLSLEVFNDVFRQADAGSTAVDAHRSLLLLREAAGAGVLPPAVVPTGIAFAELLTPDAEPVTALLTALGFTRAARHRGKPVDLWQRGEARILVNTAATARRDGIRLAAIGLESPDPAGAARRAEALLAPVLPRRRGPEDVPLDAVAAPDGTELFFCATDSASTVATASASAAAFAPAGTDSASGTASTAASATATASGTVPAPASDVPELPDWRADFAELPDAPATSATRIDHLALTQPWHHFDEATLFHRGVLGLTAEESVDLADPYGLLRSRAVADADGSVRIALSVGAAPSDDTVHAQHIALATDDVVAAARRFREAGGRLLPVPANYYDDLAARYEFADGELETYRELGILYDRDAHGAFRHWYTETVGRVFFELVQRDPGYQGYGAVNAPVRLAVQHARR is encoded by the coding sequence ATGCACACATCCATCGCCACGGTCTCCCTCAGTGGTTCCCTCACCGAGAAGCTCGCCGCCGCCGCTCGTGCCGGGTTCGGGGGTGTGGAGATCTTCGAGAACGACCTTCTCGCCAGCCCGCTCACTCCCGAGGAGGTGCGGGCCCGCTGTGCAGACCTCGGGCTGAGCATCGACCTGTATCAGCCGTTGCGTGACGTCGAGGCCGTCCGGGACGACGTGTTCGCCCGTAATCTGCGGCGCGCCCGGCACAAGTTCGCGCTGATGAGACGACTCGGAGCCGACACCGTCCTCGTGTGCTCCAGCGTCTCGCCCGACGCCGTGGACGACGACTCCCTGGCGATCCGGCAACTGGCCCAACTCGCCGACACCGCCCAGGAGTTCGGGATCAAGGTGGCGTACGAGGCACTCGCCTGGGGACGGCACGTCAACACCTACGACCACGCCTGGCGGATCGTCGAGGCCGCCGGCCATCCCGCGCTCGGTGTCTGTCTGGACAGCTTCCACATCCTCTCCCGCGGCTCCGCACCCGAGGATCTCGCAGGAATTGCGGACATACCCGGCGAGAAGATCTTCTTCCTGCAGCTCGCGGACGCCCCGCTGCTCGCCATGGACGTGCTGCAGTGGAGCCGTCACTATCGTTGCTTCCCTGGTCAGGGCGGGTTCGACCTCGTCGGGCTGCTGCGGCGTGTGCTCGCCGCCGGGTATCGCGGGCCGCTGTCCCTTGAGGTGTTCAACGACGTCTTCCGGCAGGCCGACGCCGGGTCCACCGCGGTCGACGCCCACCGGTCCCTGCTGCTCCTGCGGGAGGCGGCCGGCGCCGGTGTGCTGCCGCCGGCCGTCGTGCCGACCGGGATCGCCTTCGCGGAACTCCTCACTCCGGACGCCGAACCCGTCACCGCGCTGCTGACCGCCCTCGGTTTCACCCGCGCCGCCCGGCACCGTGGCAAGCCCGTCGATCTGTGGCAGCGGGGCGAAGCCCGGATCCTGGTCAACACCGCCGCCACCGCCCGCCGCGACGGCATCCGGCTCGCCGCGATCGGTCTCGAATCCCCGGATCCGGCCGGTGCCGCCCGCCGCGCGGAGGCCTTGCTCGCCCCCGTGCTGCCCCGTCGGCGCGGTCCCGAGGACGTCCCGCTGGACGCCGTCGCGGCGCCCGACGGCACGGAGCTGTTCTTCTGCGCCACAGACTCCGCCTCAACTGTCGCCACAGCCTCCGCCTCAGCTGCCGCTTTCGCCCCCGCCGGTACCGACTCCGCCTCCGGCACCGCCTCAACTGCCGCCTCCGCCACAGCTACCGCTTCCGGCACCGTCCCCGCCCCCGCCTCCGACGTCCCCGAACTCCCCGACTGGCGGGCAGACTTCGCCGAGTTGCCCGACGCCCCGGCAACCTCCGCCACCCGTATCGATCACCTCGCCCTGACCCAGCCCTGGCACCACTTCGACGAGGCCACGCTCTTCCATCGTGGCGTCCTCGGTCTGACCGCCGAGGAGAGTGTCGACCTCGCCGACCCCTACGGCCTGCTGCGCAGCCGCGCGGTCGCCGACGCCGACGGGAGCGTCCGGATCGCGCTGTCCGTGGGCGCGGCGCCGAGTGACGACACGGTGCACGCGCAGCACATCGCCCTCGCCACGGACGACGTGGTGGCGGCGGCCCGGCGCTTCCGGGAGGCGGGCGGACGCCTGCTGCCGGTGCCCGCGAACTACTACGACGACCTGGCCGCCCGGTACGAGTTCGCCGACGGTGAGCTGGAGACGTATCGCGAACTCGGCATCCTCTACGACCGCGACGCCCACGGCGCGTTCCGGCACTGGTACACCGAGACCGTCGGCCGGGTCTTCTTCGAACTCGTCCAGCGCGATCCGGGCTACCAGGGTTACGGCGCGGTGAACGCGCCGGTACGCCTGGCGGTCCAGCACGCACGGCGGTGA
- the opcA gene encoding glucose-6-phosphate dehydrogenase assembly protein OpcA: MKIDLTDTTASKINKALVQGRRAIGTPAVGMVLTMVIVTDEENAYDSIKAAEEASHEHPSRTLVVIKRHARTLRDRTHSRLDAEVRVGSEAGTGETVVLRTYGEVSDHADSVVLPLLLPDAPVVVWWPVEAPDTPSKDPLGALAQRRITDLYAVERPMEVLQTRARNYAPGDTDLAWTRLTLWRSMLAAALDQARTKVTSAAVEAEADNPSAELLSRWLEARLNVPVDRVVTAGPVVTAVRLGTANGEIVIDRPEGPLATLTLPGQPPRTLALKVRPTSELIAEELRRLDADEMYAIALKGEAAKENA, from the coding sequence ATGAAGATCGACCTGACCGACACCACGGCAAGCAAGATCAACAAGGCGCTGGTGCAAGGCCGCCGCGCCATCGGTACGCCGGCCGTGGGCATGGTCCTGACGATGGTCATCGTCACGGACGAGGAGAACGCCTACGACTCGATCAAGGCCGCCGAGGAGGCCTCGCACGAGCACCCCTCACGGACCCTGGTCGTCATCAAGCGGCATGCCCGCACCCTGCGCGACCGCACCCACTCCCGGCTCGACGCCGAGGTCCGGGTGGGCTCCGAGGCCGGCACCGGCGAGACGGTCGTGCTGCGCACCTACGGCGAGGTGTCCGACCACGCCGACTCGGTCGTCCTGCCGCTGCTGCTGCCGGACGCGCCGGTCGTCGTGTGGTGGCCGGTGGAGGCGCCCGACACCCCGTCGAAGGACCCGCTGGGCGCGCTGGCCCAGCGGCGGATCACCGACCTGTACGCGGTCGAACGGCCGATGGAGGTCCTGCAGACCCGCGCCCGCAACTACGCCCCCGGCGACACCGACCTCGCCTGGACCCGGCTCACGCTGTGGCGGTCCATGCTGGCCGCCGCCCTGGACCAGGCCCGTACGAAGGTGACCTCGGCGGCCGTCGAGGCCGAGGCCGACAACCCCAGCGCCGAGCTGCTCTCGCGCTGGCTGGAGGCCCGCCTGAACGTACCCGTGGACCGCGTCGTCACCGCCGGCCCGGTCGTCACGGCCGTACGCCTCGGCACCGCGAACGGCGAGATCGTCATCGACCGCCCCGAGGGTCCGCTCGCGACCCTGACCCTGCCGGGCCAGCCGCCGCGCACCCTGGCCCTGAAGGTCCGCCCCACCTCCGAGCTCATCGCCGAGGAGCTGCGCCGCCTCGACGCCGACGAGATGTACGCCATCGCCCTCAAGGGCGAGGCCGCCAAGGAGAACGCCTGA
- a CDS encoding histidine phosphatase family protein yields MGDLLLVRHGETEWSRSGQHTSWTDLPLTQHGEEQAKSLAPLLTDRTYARALASPLHRAIRTAELAGLSGVVPDPDLHEWDYGGYEGITTVDIHRARPGWDLWTDGVPPGPEGHPGESPEQIGARADRVLARLAPALAEGDVVLVAHAHVLRVLTARRLGLPPAEGRLFQLATGTVSRLSTEHGRPVIAEWNRRP; encoded by the coding sequence GTGGGGGACCTCCTGCTGGTCCGCCACGGTGAGACGGAGTGGAGCCGGTCGGGCCAGCACACCAGCTGGACCGACCTGCCCCTGACCCAGCACGGCGAGGAACAGGCCAAGTCCCTCGCCCCGCTGCTCACCGACCGGACCTACGCCCGCGCGCTGGCCAGCCCACTGCACCGCGCGATACGCACCGCCGAACTGGCGGGCCTGAGCGGGGTCGTGCCCGACCCCGATCTGCACGAGTGGGACTACGGCGGCTACGAGGGCATCACCACGGTCGACATCCACCGGGCCCGCCCCGGCTGGGACCTGTGGACCGACGGCGTACCGCCCGGCCCCGAGGGCCATCCCGGCGAGTCACCGGAGCAGATCGGCGCCCGCGCCGACCGGGTGCTGGCCCGCCTGGCCCCGGCGCTGGCGGAGGGCGACGTGGTCCTCGTCGCCCACGCCCATGTGCTGCGGGTGCTCACCGCCCGCCGGCTGGGCCTGCCGCCCGCCGAGGGCCGGCTGTTCCAGCTGGCCACGGGCACGGTCAGCCGGCTGTCCACCGAACACGGCCGACCCGTGATCGCGGAGTGGAACAGACGGCCGTAA
- a CDS encoding TetR/AcrR family transcriptional regulator: MTSVEEPVRPGGRVRDAARTKAEILDVATQEFARAGYDGARVDEIAARTRTTKRMIYYYFGGKEQLFTAVLERAYGVIREAEQQLDVEHLDPVAAIRRLAELTFDHHEQHPDFIRLVSIENIHDAEHIAASEELGRIGSPALEVIRRILAAGQESGLFTADVDAVDLHAMISSFCFFRVANRHTFGALFGRDLVDPAQRQHYRTMLGDMVIAYLTAERAAG, from the coding sequence ATGACCAGCGTCGAAGAACCGGTACGACCCGGGGGACGGGTGCGCGACGCAGCCCGCACCAAGGCCGAGATCCTCGACGTGGCCACGCAGGAGTTCGCCCGGGCCGGCTACGACGGCGCCCGGGTGGACGAGATCGCGGCCCGTACCCGCACCACCAAGCGGATGATCTACTACTACTTCGGCGGCAAGGAGCAGCTGTTCACGGCCGTGCTGGAGCGGGCGTACGGGGTGATCCGCGAGGCCGAGCAGCAGCTGGACGTCGAGCATCTGGACCCGGTCGCGGCGATCCGGCGGCTGGCCGAGCTGACTTTCGACCACCATGAGCAGCACCCGGACTTCATCCGCCTGGTCAGCATCGAGAACATCCACGACGCCGAGCACATCGCGGCCTCCGAGGAGCTCGGCAGGATCGGCTCGCCGGCCCTGGAGGTGATCCGCCGGATCCTCGCCGCCGGCCAGGAGTCGGGGCTGTTCACGGCCGACGTGGACGCCGTAGACCTGCACGCGATGATCAGCTCGTTCTGCTTCTTCCGGGTCGCCAACCGGCACACCTTCGGCGCCCTGTTCGGTCGGGACCTGGTGGACCCCGCCCAGCGGCAGCACTACCGGACCATGCTCGGCGACATGGTGATCGCCTATCTGACGGCGGAGCGGGCGGCCGGCTGA
- a CDS encoding ArnT family glycosyltransferase, producing the protein MPRPVGQLLLGHAPPPTAPAPPIPARADRYEPPVLAAIAVLAAVLCLWGLGDSTYHAFYASAVRSMTDSPADFFYGSFDPAGSITLDKLPGFLWPQALSAMVFGFHPWALVLPQALEMVGCVLLLHLLVRRWAGVTAGLLAAAFFTLTPVTVGLGRSVTEDAPFVLLLLLAAEATWRATERARLRTLLLAGVWVGLAFQCKMLEAWAVVPALAATYLVAAPVARRRRIGQVALAGAVTVAVSLSWMLVAALTPTGARPYLDGTTNDSPFALVVGYNFLTRFHAVGIDAAGSGSIVADRAAHAGQRLGPGMGDGLGKMFSPGLATQTGWLYPLAALGLAGGLLALWRRGVPRTDRLIAGYVLWGVWGVTFFAVFSFGSVTGHTYYMGVVAVAVAALAAVGVVRARGSRVLPVVLAVDVVWCAALGLWYPNFQPWSAPFAVALGLIALLLAGLRRPGALATALAAVLLIPAVWTASALSLRYNQPGAFGRVGPTSTRAGTAPAPLGPQHRRLLAYLTAHRDGARYLAAVPGWQSAAPYILAADAPVLPMGGFTGQVPYPAPAAFRHLIDTGQLRYVVLTAGTFRARTPAGDLARWTAAHCPLVPSAAYDPLDRTRLLYHCGPAHQG; encoded by the coding sequence ATGCCCCGCCCCGTCGGCCAGCTGCTGCTGGGCCACGCCCCGCCACCGACCGCACCCGCCCCGCCGATACCGGCCCGCGCCGACCGCTACGAGCCCCCGGTGCTCGCTGCCATCGCCGTGCTCGCCGCCGTGCTGTGCCTGTGGGGCCTCGGCGACAGCACCTACCACGCGTTCTACGCGAGCGCGGTGCGCAGCATGACGGACAGCCCGGCCGACTTCTTCTACGGCTCCTTCGACCCGGCGGGCTCCATAACCCTGGACAAGCTGCCCGGCTTCCTGTGGCCGCAGGCCCTGTCCGCGATGGTCTTCGGCTTCCACCCGTGGGCGCTGGTGCTGCCCCAGGCCCTGGAGATGGTGGGCTGTGTCCTGCTGCTGCATCTGCTGGTGCGGCGCTGGGCCGGGGTGACCGCCGGGCTGCTGGCCGCCGCCTTCTTCACGCTGACGCCGGTGACGGTGGGCCTCGGCCGCTCGGTCACCGAGGACGCCCCGTTCGTGCTGCTTCTGCTGCTGGCCGCCGAGGCCACCTGGCGGGCCACCGAGCGGGCCCGCCTCCGCACCCTGCTGCTCGCGGGCGTCTGGGTGGGCCTCGCCTTCCAGTGCAAGATGCTGGAGGCCTGGGCGGTCGTGCCCGCGCTGGCCGCGACCTACCTGGTCGCCGCGCCCGTCGCCCGGCGCCGCCGGATCGGCCAGGTGGCCCTGGCCGGTGCGGTGACCGTGGCGGTGTCGCTGTCGTGGATGCTGGTGGCGGCCCTCACTCCGACCGGCGCCCGTCCGTACCTCGACGGGACGACCAACGACTCGCCGTTCGCGCTGGTCGTCGGCTACAACTTCCTCACCCGTTTCCACGCCGTCGGCATAGACGCGGCCGGCAGCGGCAGCATCGTGGCGGACCGGGCGGCCCACGCGGGTCAACGTCTCGGACCGGGGATGGGCGACGGGCTGGGGAAGATGTTCAGCCCGGGGCTGGCCACCCAGACCGGCTGGCTGTATCCGCTGGCCGCGCTCGGTCTCGCCGGCGGGCTGCTGGCGCTGTGGCGGCGCGGCGTGCCGCGCACCGACCGGCTGATCGCCGGGTATGTGCTCTGGGGCGTGTGGGGCGTGACGTTCTTCGCCGTGTTCAGTTTCGGCAGCGTCACCGGCCACACCTACTACATGGGCGTCGTCGCGGTGGCCGTGGCCGCGCTCGCCGCCGTGGGGGTCGTCCGGGCCCGCGGCTCCCGCGTGCTCCCCGTCGTCCTCGCCGTCGATGTCGTCTGGTGTGCGGCCCTGGGGCTGTGGTACCCGAACTTCCAGCCCTGGTCGGCGCCGTTCGCGGTCGCCCTCGGGCTGATCGCCCTGCTGCTCGCCGGCCTGCGCCGCCCGGGCGCGCTGGCCACCGCCCTCGCCGCCGTCCTGCTGATCCCTGCCGTGTGGACGGCCTCCGCGCTGTCCCTGCGCTACAACCAGCCCGGCGCCTTCGGCCGGGTCGGCCCCACCAGCACCCGCGCCGGCACCGCGCCGGCCCCCCTCGGGCCCCAGCACCGGCGGCTGCTCGCCTACCTGACCGCGCACCGCGACGGCGCCCGCTATCTGGCCGCCGTCCCCGGCTGGCAGAGTGCCGCGCCGTACATCCTCGCCGCCGACGCCCCCGTGCTGCCGATGGGCGGCTTCACCGGCCAGGTCCCGTACCCGGCGCCGGCCGCCTTCCGCCACCTCATCGACACCGGACAGCTGCGGTACGTCGTCCTGACGGCCGGCACCTTCCGGGCCCGCACCCCGGCCGGGGACCTGGCCCGCTGGACCGCCGCCCACTGCCCGCTCGTCCCGTCGGCCGCCTACGACCCCCTCGACCGGACCCGGCTGCTGTACCACTGCGGCCCGGCCCACCAGGGGTGA
- a CDS encoding MFS transporter, which produces MSVPSPAPASDAPPGQPWKAATAAWIGSALEYYDFFVYGSAAALIFPKVFFDSSDPATATLLSLATFGVAYAARPLGALVLGHLGDRLGRKKIMVFTLVLMGLSTFLIGCLPTRAQAGSLAPVLLVLCRVLQGISAAGEQASASSMSLEHAPPDRRGFFTSFTLSGTQGGQLIATLVFIPVAGLPEPQLLSWGWRVPFWLSIAVAVAGYVIRRRLRETPAFTRQAATEGVVRLPLVVLVREHWADVLRVVAGALIASVSTVFTVWALSYATSDAVGMSRTFMLWVGALANLAALGAIPLWATLSDRIGRRPVFLIGAVGSAVAMAGYLWAISTGSHPLTLVLGIVAFGLVYSAANGVWPAFYGEMFATRVRLSGLAVGTQTGFAVAGFAVTFAAEIAGPGGDDWAAVALFTAVLCVPPALAALTARETHTVPTELLGERAGRQAKRAERVTA; this is translated from the coding sequence GTGTCCGTCCCCTCCCCCGCGCCCGCCTCCGACGCCCCTCCCGGCCAGCCCTGGAAGGCGGCGACGGCCGCCTGGATCGGCAGTGCGCTGGAATACTACGATTTCTTCGTCTACGGCAGTGCCGCCGCGCTGATCTTCCCGAAGGTGTTCTTCGACTCCTCCGACCCGGCCACCGCGACCCTGCTGTCGCTCGCCACCTTCGGCGTCGCCTACGCCGCCCGGCCGCTCGGGGCACTGGTCCTCGGGCACCTCGGCGACCGCCTCGGCCGCAAGAAGATCATGGTGTTCACGCTGGTCCTGATGGGTCTGTCGACCTTCCTGATCGGCTGTCTGCCCACCCGCGCCCAGGCCGGCTCGCTCGCCCCGGTGCTGCTGGTGCTCTGCCGGGTGCTGCAGGGCATATCGGCGGCGGGCGAGCAGGCGAGCGCGAGTTCCATGAGTCTGGAGCACGCGCCGCCGGACCGGCGCGGCTTCTTCACCAGCTTCACGCTCAGCGGCACCCAGGGCGGCCAGCTCATCGCCACCCTCGTCTTCATCCCGGTGGCCGGACTCCCCGAGCCCCAACTGCTGTCCTGGGGCTGGCGGGTCCCGTTCTGGCTGAGCATCGCGGTGGCCGTCGCCGGTTACGTCATCCGGCGCCGGCTCCGGGAGACCCCGGCCTTCACCCGGCAGGCGGCGACCGAGGGCGTGGTCCGGCTGCCGCTGGTGGTGCTGGTGCGGGAGCACTGGGCGGATGTGCTGCGGGTGGTCGCGGGCGCGCTCATCGCCTCGGTCAGCACGGTCTTCACGGTGTGGGCGCTGTCGTACGCCACCAGCGACGCGGTCGGCATGTCGCGTACGTTCATGCTGTGGGTGGGCGCGCTGGCCAACCTCGCCGCGCTGGGCGCGATCCCGCTGTGGGCCACGCTGTCGGACCGGATCGGGCGCCGGCCGGTGTTCCTGATCGGCGCGGTGGGCAGCGCGGTCGCGATGGCCGGGTATCTGTGGGCGATCTCCACCGGTTCCCACCCGCTGACCCTGGTCCTCGGGATCGTCGCCTTCGGGCTCGTCTACAGCGCCGCGAACGGGGTGTGGCCCGCCTTCTACGGCGAGATGTTCGCGACCCGGGTCCGGTTGTCGGGCCTGGCCGTCGGCACGCAGACCGGCTTCGCGGTGGCAGGGTTCGCGGTCACCTTCGCCGCCGAGATCGCCGGTCCGGGCGGTGACGACTGGGCGGCGGTGGCCCTGTTCACGGCCGTGCTGTGCGTTCCGCCGGCCCTGGCCGCGCTCACCGCCCGCGAGACGCACACGGTCCCGACGGAACTGCTCGGGGAGCGGGCCGGCCGGCAGGCGAAACGGGCGGAACGGGTCACGGCCTGA
- the pgi gene encoding glucose-6-phosphate isomerase translates to MAQSEFPRFPNLSNRPEWTALADHRAQGQPHLRELFAADPGRAERYAVRVGDLYVDYSKHLITDETLALLQELAAATGVFALRDAMFRGEKINVTERRAVLHTALRASRDAVIEVDGENVVPKVHAVLDKMARFADRIRSGEWTGHTGRRIRNVVNIGIGGSDLGPAMAYEVLRPYTARELTFRFVSNVDGADLHEATRDLDPAETLFIVASKTFTTIETITNATSARSWLLKAFDGDDKAVARHFVALSTNGEKVTDFGIDPDNMFEFWDWVGGRYSYDSAIGLSLMIAIGPDRFREMLDGFRLMDEHFRTAPAEANVPVLLGLLGIWYGNFHDAQSHAVLPYSHYLSKFTAYLQQLDMESNGKSVQRDGERVEWQTGPVVWGTPGTNGQHAYYQLIHQGTKLIPADFIGFARPVDELSGELKAQHDLLMANFFAQTQALAFGKTAEEVRAEGVAEEQVTHRTFRGGHPTTTILAGEPTPSVLGQLIALYEHKVFVQGAVWNIDSFDQWGVELGKVLAKRVEPALTHGADVPGLDPSTTALVAAYRTLKNAQEN, encoded by the coding sequence ATGGCTCAGTCCGAATTTCCGAGGTTTCCGAATCTCAGCAACCGGCCCGAGTGGACGGCCCTCGCCGACCACCGCGCCCAGGGACAGCCGCATCTGCGCGAGCTGTTCGCGGCGGACCCCGGCCGCGCCGAGCGGTATGCCGTACGGGTCGGCGACCTGTACGTCGACTACAGCAAGCACCTGATCACCGACGAGACCCTGGCCCTGCTCCAGGAACTCGCCGCCGCCACTGGCGTGTTCGCGCTGCGGGACGCCATGTTCCGCGGCGAGAAGATCAACGTCACCGAGCGGCGGGCCGTGCTGCACACCGCGCTGCGCGCCTCGCGGGACGCGGTGATCGAGGTCGACGGCGAGAACGTGGTGCCGAAGGTGCACGCCGTTCTCGACAAGATGGCCCGCTTCGCCGACCGGATCCGCTCCGGCGAGTGGACCGGCCACACCGGCAGGCGCATCAGGAACGTCGTCAACATCGGCATCGGCGGCTCCGACCTCGGCCCGGCGATGGCGTACGAGGTGCTGCGCCCGTACACCGCACGGGAGTTGACGTTCCGCTTCGTGTCGAACGTGGACGGCGCCGACCTGCACGAGGCGACCCGGGACCTGGATCCGGCGGAGACCCTGTTCATCGTGGCGTCCAAGACGTTCACCACGATCGAGACGATCACCAACGCGACCTCGGCGCGCTCGTGGCTGCTGAAGGCCTTCGACGGCGACGACAAGGCGGTCGCCAGGCACTTCGTCGCCCTGTCCACGAACGGCGAGAAGGTCACCGACTTCGGCATCGACCCGGACAACATGTTCGAGTTCTGGGACTGGGTCGGCGGCCGGTACTCGTACGACTCGGCGATCGGCCTGTCCCTGATGATCGCGATCGGGCCCGACCGCTTCCGGGAGATGCTCGACGGCTTCCGGCTGATGGACGAGCACTTCCGCACCGCGCCCGCCGAGGCCAACGTGCCTGTGCTGCTCGGCCTGCTGGGCATCTGGTACGGCAACTTCCACGACGCCCAGTCGCACGCGGTGCTGCCGTACAGCCACTACCTGTCGAAGTTCACCGCCTACCTGCAGCAGCTGGACATGGAGTCCAACGGCAAGTCGGTGCAGCGCGACGGCGAGCGGGTGGAGTGGCAGACCGGACCGGTCGTCTGGGGCACCCCGGGCACCAACGGGCAGCACGCCTACTACCAGTTGATCCACCAGGGCACCAAGCTGATCCCGGCCGACTTCATCGGCTTCGCCCGGCCCGTCGACGAGCTGAGCGGTGAACTCAAGGCCCAGCACGACCTGTTGATGGCCAACTTCTTCGCCCAGACCCAGGCCCTCGCCTTCGGCAAGACCGCCGAGGAGGTCCGCGCGGAGGGCGTGGCCGAGGAGCAGGTGACGCACCGCACCTTCCGCGGCGGCCACCCCACCACCACGATCCTCGCCGGCGAGCCGACCCCGTCCGTGCTCGGCCAGCTGATCGCCCTCTACGAGCACAAGGTGTTCGTGCAGGGCGCGGTGTGGAACATCGACTCCTTCGACCAATGGGGCGTGGAGCTGGGCAAGGTCCTCGCCAAGCGGGTCGAGCCCGCCCTCACCCACGGCGCGGACGTCCCCGGTCTCGACCCGTCCACCACGGCCCTCGTCGCCGCCTACCGCACCCTCAAGAACGCTCAGGAGAACTGA
- a CDS encoding shikimate dehydrogenase, with the protein MAKDSYLVGLIGSGIGPSLSPALHQREADRQGLRYLYRLLDLDVLGRAPQAVGDLVRAARDLGYDGLNITHPCKQLVVDHLDALSPQAEALGAVNTVVFEGGRAVGHNTDVTGFAASFARGLPDAPLERVVQLGAGGAGAAVAHAVLTLGAGRVTVVDAMPSRAADLADSLVRHFGPGRADAATADRLTVLLGEVDGKGGLVHATPTGMAAHPGLPLSAELLHPGLWVAEVVYRPLETELLRAARAAGCAALGGGGMAVFQAADAFRLFTGREPDSVRMLADFEELVGVERWGTSVR; encoded by the coding sequence GTGGCCAAGGACTCGTATCTCGTCGGGCTGATCGGGTCCGGCATCGGCCCCTCGCTCAGCCCCGCCCTGCACCAGCGGGAGGCGGACCGGCAGGGCCTGCGGTACCTGTACCGGCTCCTCGACCTCGACGTCCTCGGACGGGCACCGCAGGCGGTCGGCGACCTGGTCCGCGCCGCCCGCGACCTCGGCTACGACGGGCTGAACATCACGCACCCCTGCAAGCAGCTGGTCGTCGATCACCTCGACGCCCTCTCCCCGCAGGCCGAGGCGCTCGGCGCGGTCAACACCGTGGTGTTCGAGGGCGGCCGGGCCGTCGGACACAACACCGACGTGACGGGATTCGCCGCCTCCTTCGCCCGCGGTCTGCCGGACGCCCCGCTGGAGCGGGTCGTCCAGCTCGGCGCGGGGGGTGCGGGGGCGGCGGTCGCCCATGCCGTGCTCACCTTGGGCGCGGGGCGCGTCACCGTCGTCGACGCGATGCCCTCGCGCGCGGCTGACCTGGCCGACTCCCTCGTCCGGCACTTCGGTCCCGGCCGGGCGGACGCGGCGACGGCTGATCGGCTGACGGTGCTGCTCGGCGAGGTCGACGGCAAGGGCGGGCTCGTCCACGCCACGCCCACCGGTATGGCCGCGCATCCCGGACTGCCCCTGTCCGCCGAGTTGCTGCATCCCGGTCTCTGGGTGGCGGAGGTCGTCTATCGGCCCTTGGAGACGGAGTTGCTGCGGGCTGCCCGCGCGGCTGGCTGCGCCGCATTGGGCGGGGGCGGGATGGCTGTGTTTCAGGCTGCCGACGCCTTTCGGCTGTTCACCGGCAGGGAGCCGGACAGCGTGCGGATGCTGGCTGACTTCGAGGAGCTGGTGGGCGTCGAGCGGTGGGGGACTTCTGTTCGATGA
- the gnd gene encoding phosphogluconate dehydrogenase (NAD(+)-dependent, decarboxylating): protein MQLGLIGLGKMGGNMRERIRRAGHTVIGYDRNPEVSDVKSLAELVEKLDAPRNVWVMVPAGTATQTVVDELGDLLQPGDTVIDGGNSRWTDDEKHAAALAIKGIGFVDAGVSGGVWGLQNGYALMVGGDKEHVERLHPIFEALKPEGPYGYVHAGRVGAGHFSKMVHNGIEYAMMQAYAEGWELLEKVHSVENVREVFRSWQEGTVIRSWLLDLAVNALDEDEHLEKLRGYAEDSGEGRWTVEAAIDNAVPLPAITASLFARFASRQDDSPQMKMIAALRNQFGGHAVETKG, encoded by the coding sequence ATGCAACTCGGTCTCATCGGTCTCGGCAAGATGGGCGGCAACATGCGCGAGCGGATCCGCCGCGCCGGCCACACCGTCATCGGCTACGACCGCAACCCCGAGGTCTCCGACGTCAAGTCCCTCGCCGAACTGGTCGAGAAGCTGGACGCGCCCCGCAACGTGTGGGTGATGGTCCCGGCCGGCACCGCCACCCAGACCGTCGTCGACGAACTGGGCGACCTGCTGCAGCCCGGCGACACGGTGATCGACGGCGGCAACTCCCGCTGGACGGACGACGAGAAGCACGCCGCCGCCCTCGCCATCAAGGGCATCGGCTTCGTCGACGCCGGTGTCTCCGGCGGTGTGTGGGGCCTGCAGAACGGCTACGCGCTCATGGTCGGCGGCGACAAGGAGCACGTGGAGCGGCTGCACCCGATCTTCGAGGCGCTCAAGCCGGAGGGCCCGTACGGCTATGTCCACGCGGGTCGGGTCGGTGCCGGGCACTTCTCCAAGATGGTCCACAACGGCATCGAGTACGCCATGATGCAGGCGTACGCCGAGGGCTGGGAGCTCCTGGAGAAGGTGCACTCGGTGGAGAACGTCCGCGAGGTGTTCCGCTCCTGGCAGGAGGGCACCGTCATCCGCTCCTGGCTCCTCGACCTCGCGGTCAACGCCCTGGACGAGGACGAGCACCTGGAGAAGCTGCGCGGCTACGCGGAGGACTCCGGTGAGGGCCGCTGGACGGTCGAGGCCGCCATCGACAACGCCGTGCCGCTCCCGGCGATCACGGCGTCCCTGTTCGCCCGGTTCGCCTCCCGGCAGGACGACTCCCCGCAGATGAAGATGATCGCGGCGCTGCGCAACCAGTTCGGCGGCCACGCGGTCGAGACGAAGGGCTGA